One genomic segment of Paenibacillus durus includes these proteins:
- the rfbF gene encoding glucose-1-phosphate cytidylyltransferase — protein sequence MKAVILAGGYGTRISEESHLRPKPMIEIGEKPILWHIMKLYSHYGINDFVICLGYKGNVIKEYFSNYYLYNSDVTFDYANHNEVLIHQRKAEPWKVTLVDTGLETLTGGRLKRIAEFIGDETFMMTYGDGLSSIDLNALLKFHRSHGKFATVTVTQPPGRFGAMQLNDQQRVEAFREKPKGDNSWINAGFFVLEPQVFQYIEGDKTVFEQEPLENLARDGHLMGYPFEGFWHPMDTLRDKNYLDQLWKSGNAPWKK from the coding sequence ATGAAAGCAGTAATTCTGGCAGGCGGCTACGGCACGCGCATCAGTGAGGAATCGCATCTGCGGCCGAAGCCGATGATCGAGATCGGCGAAAAGCCCATTTTGTGGCATATCATGAAACTGTACTCTCATTATGGAATTAACGACTTTGTGATCTGTCTTGGCTATAAAGGCAATGTAATCAAGGAGTATTTTTCCAACTATTATCTCTATAATTCCGATGTCACTTTCGATTATGCCAATCATAACGAAGTCTTGATTCATCAGCGCAAGGCGGAGCCGTGGAAGGTTACTCTGGTGGATACGGGGCTCGAGACGCTGACCGGAGGGAGACTGAAAAGGATTGCCGAGTTCATCGGGGACGAGACGTTTATGATGACTTACGGTGACGGACTCTCTTCGATTGATCTTAACGCTTTGCTTAAATTCCACCGCAGCCATGGCAAATTCGCCACGGTAACCGTAACCCAGCCTCCAGGGAGATTCGGAGCGATGCAGCTTAATGACCAGCAGCGGGTTGAGGCTTTCCGGGAGAAGCCTAAAGGTGATAACTCCTGGATTAATGCGGGCTTTTTTGTGCTCGAGCCGCAAGTGTTTCAATATATCGAGGGAGACAAGACGGTATTTGAGCAGGAGCCCTTGGAAAATCTCGCGCGCGATGGCCACTTAATGGGTTATCCATTCGAAGGCTTTTGGCATCCGATGGATACGCTACGAGACAAGAATTATTTGGACCAATTATGGAAATCGGGGAATGCTCCGTGGAAAAAATAA
- a CDS encoding glycosyltransferase family 2 protein, with product MANLSVLMPVYNASRFLEHAVESILQQSYTDFELIVINDGSTDNSLEILERYSDPRIRLIHNGTNCGIVSSLNCGLNAASGAYIARMDADDYSLPDRFKAQIQFMDLHPDIGVCGTQYRIMDSHKFGGFNTALPCDPDIVACSLLINCCLTHPTVVMRRRVLDQLHSSPYDSNYQYAEDYHLWARLSAITRIANLNQCYLHYRYHDQQLSRTKSLEQIWQADRIRLDLLHGMGLDPTAEEWALHLNLCHMRSCGRSEREWTRKIFFQNLLVRRYDQVALMDVLNSVLRG from the coding sequence ATGGCGAACCTTTCTGTCCTGATGCCGGTCTATAACGCATCTCGCTTTCTTGAGCACGCGGTGGAGAGTATTCTGCAGCAGAGTTATACCGATTTTGAGCTGATCGTCATCAATGACGGATCAACTGACAACAGCCTGGAGATTCTTGAGCGATATTCCGATCCCCGTATCAGACTGATTCATAACGGGACGAACTGCGGAATTGTGTCCAGCCTTAATTGCGGCTTGAACGCCGCCTCAGGAGCTTACATTGCCAGAATGGACGCGGACGATTACAGTCTGCCGGATCGTTTCAAGGCACAGATTCAGTTTATGGATCTGCACCCCGATATCGGGGTCTGCGGTACGCAGTACCGGATAATGGATTCTCATAAGTTCGGAGGTTTCAATACCGCGCTTCCCTGCGATCCGGATATTGTTGCTTGTTCGCTGCTGATCAATTGCTGTCTGACGCACCCTACCGTAGTGATGAGAAGGCGGGTTCTGGACCAGCTTCACAGTTCGCCCTATGACTCCAATTACCAATACGCGGAGGATTATCATCTCTGGGCCAGGCTTTCCGCAATCACTCGCATAGCCAACCTGAATCAATGTTATTTGCATTACCGCTATCATGATCAGCAGCTCAGCAGAACCAAAAGCCTGGAACAGATCTGGCAAGCGGATCGGATTCGTCTGGATTTATTACACGGGATGGGACTTGATCCCACAGCCGAAGAATGGGCGCTTCATCTGAATTTATGCCATATGAGGAGCTGCGGCCGATCCGAAAGGGAATGGACCCGGAAAATATTTTTCCAGAATCTTCTTGTCCGAAGATATGATCAGGTCGCGCTGATGGATGTGCTGAACAGTGTATTGAGAGGATAA
- a CDS encoding glycosyltransferase, producing the protein MRILQVAPNHETVPPFRDGGTERIIYELSQGLAQRGHEVILYAPTGSHIWGTVVGYPFYGDDAIGSYLMENLPQNIDIIHDHTFDSALSRALVNVPLVHTIHLPVYNPVHFPIYVSRSAREAIGGGYGFDVHNGIVPEEYEFSYEKEDYLLFMGRVVREKGILEAMDLAEMTGQRLIIAGPLHDEELFFHEISPRLNRNPLLQFVGPVGGRVRQDLLKHAKCLLFPIQWAEPFGLVLIEAMACGTPVLALSKGAVPEILEFLPEMMCESFEQMAGKLYYYEAPYSPDQLRNYVTERFSVSKMVDGYLSLYQLAISEYWGK; encoded by the coding sequence ATGAGAATTCTGCAAGTCGCGCCAAATCATGAAACGGTCCCTCCCTTCAGAGATGGAGGAACCGAACGAATAATCTATGAACTTTCCCAGGGGCTAGCCCAGAGGGGACATGAAGTTATTCTCTATGCTCCAACCGGCAGTCATATTTGGGGAACCGTAGTGGGCTACCCGTTTTACGGAGATGATGCCATCGGCTCTTATCTCATGGAAAATCTGCCGCAAAACATCGACATTATCCATGACCATACCTTCGATTCTGCGCTTAGCCGTGCTTTAGTAAATGTTCCGTTAGTGCATACCATTCATCTGCCGGTCTACAACCCCGTCCATTTTCCAATCTATGTAAGCCGCAGTGCCAGGGAAGCGATAGGCGGCGGATACGGATTCGATGTGCACAACGGTATTGTTCCTGAAGAATATGAGTTCAGCTATGAAAAAGAAGATTATCTGCTCTTTATGGGCAGAGTAGTCCGGGAAAAAGGAATTCTCGAAGCAATGGATCTTGCGGAAATGACCGGACAGCGGCTCATTATAGCCGGACCGCTCCATGATGAAGAGCTTTTTTTCCATGAGATTTCTCCCCGGTTGAACCGCAATCCCCTGCTCCAATTTGTCGGCCCGGTCGGCGGGAGAGTCCGCCAGGATTTGTTAAAGCATGCTAAATGCCTGCTTTTTCCTATCCAGTGGGCGGAACCGTTCGGGCTTGTGCTGATTGAGGCGATGGCTTGCGGGACTCCTGTACTTGCTCTCTCGAAGGGTGCCGTTCCGGAAATACTGGAGTTCTTACCCGAGATGATGTGCGAGTCATTCGAACAGATGGCAGGAAAGCTTTACTATTATGAAGCCCCCTACTCCCCTGATCAATTAAGAAACTATGTCACAGAACGGTTCTCGGTATCCAAAATGGTCGACGGCTATCTCTCTCTGTATCAATTAGCCATCTCAGAGTATTGGGGAAAATAG
- a CDS encoding glycosyltransferase: MYEGSTLHFDGNEWIKFQRTCEFSNTFTYEFWVRAEEEQILDEERNTGADGIHGRKYLVGPDFYPAGSAGCGISVGTNGISVFEHSVNHLPARLVFAHDFSEWQHVAVVSEDKKLRLYINGAWVKNESMSTNVERVIPSLGLGGHMYGAFKGQVREFRLWSAARNEEEIQAHMFSGLDGDEAGLYFYRDPGRGIAVFRGIKRYFSASVIMPSYNRCPSNYFSLLSLERQQFPLQEMEVIFLDDGSTDPTPVVYYSIYPEYSFIYVQQLKSRGRSKIRNIGASIAVGHTLLFVDAEMICGPDYIMTHVGHHQSEERKIVSGAMRWKCIYTMTGPEYSPEQKSAMNALYAGHPIAAPIIERFIQGDQTPVQLLPFELMFDPGHLNQWSSKNDFFEIILQTYGSRFKLFHYAWLNLITNNVSMTKRFFDEIGGFEEDFEGFGWEDWELGYRAARKGAIFIHDDAVINYHQEHPIFQGNALHSRFNYLRFYEKNSKAMEIKLFVLTMVPDRVTLIVLNDYLTDYNNLQTIYKNRFGSLCHYLHRTLDLLVHSLRHNDAVILPLPRSITWQDEEAAVYADVAAVREIGAFPKLLEMFDQVSKYYY; this comes from the coding sequence ATGTATGAAGGAAGTACATTACATTTTGATGGCAACGAATGGATTAAGTTTCAGAGGACCTGCGAATTCAGCAATACCTTCACTTATGAATTTTGGGTAAGAGCGGAAGAGGAACAAATTCTGGATGAAGAACGGAATACAGGGGCCGACGGCATACATGGAAGAAAATATTTGGTTGGCCCGGATTTCTACCCGGCAGGATCTGCAGGCTGCGGAATCTCCGTGGGCACAAACGGCATCTCGGTGTTCGAGCATTCAGTAAATCATCTTCCCGCCAGGCTCGTCTTCGCGCATGATTTCTCGGAATGGCAGCATGTGGCCGTCGTGAGCGAAGACAAGAAACTGCGGCTGTATATTAACGGAGCCTGGGTAAAGAACGAAAGCATGTCCACCAATGTCGAACGGGTTATTCCCTCCCTCGGCCTTGGAGGACATATGTACGGTGCTTTTAAAGGCCAGGTCCGGGAGTTTCGCTTATGGTCGGCGGCCCGGAACGAGGAAGAGATCCAAGCTCATATGTTCTCGGGCCTGGACGGCGATGAGGCCGGTCTCTATTTTTACCGCGATCCGGGCAGAGGTATTGCGGTGTTCAGGGGGATTAAAAGATATTTTTCGGCGAGCGTGATTATGCCTTCCTATAACCGCTGCCCTTCGAACTATTTCTCCCTGCTGAGTTTGGAGCGGCAGCAGTTTCCGCTTCAGGAGATGGAGGTTATTTTTCTGGATGACGGCTCTACGGATCCTACGCCTGTCGTTTATTACTCGATTTATCCGGAATATTCATTTATTTATGTGCAGCAGCTTAAGAGCAGAGGAAGATCCAAGATTCGGAACATCGGCGCAAGCATTGCCGTAGGGCACACCCTGCTGTTTGTGGATGCCGAGATGATATGCGGGCCGGATTATATCATGACCCATGTAGGCCACCATCAAAGCGAAGAACGAAAGATTGTATCCGGGGCCATGCGCTGGAAATGCATTTATACGATGACGGGTCCGGAATATTCTCCGGAGCAGAAGTCGGCTATGAACGCATTATATGCCGGCCATCCGATCGCCGCGCCTATCATTGAGCGATTTATACAGGGGGATCAGACACCGGTGCAGCTGCTCCCCTTTGAATTGATGTTCGATCCCGGCCATCTTAACCAGTGGAGCAGCAAGAACGATTTCTTCGAAATCATACTGCAGACCTATGGCAGCAGATTTAAACTGTTTCACTACGCCTGGTTGAATCTGATCACGAATAACGTCTCAATGACCAAGCGTTTTTTTGATGAAATTGGCGGCTTCGAGGAAGATTTCGAGGGATTCGGCTGGGAAGACTGGGAGCTTGGTTATCGCGCCGCCCGAAAAGGAGCGATATTCATCCATGATGACGCGGTGATTAATTACCACCAGGAGCATCCGATTTTCCAGGGCAATGCTCTGCATTCCCGTTTCAACTATTTAAGATTTTATGAAAAGAACTCTAAAGCGATGGAGATCAAATTATTCGTTCTTACCATGGTGCCTGACCGTGTGACTCTTATCGTCCTTAACGATTATTTAACGGATTATAACAACCTCCAGACGATATACAAGAACCGTTTCGGGTCCTTGTGTCACTATTTGCATCGGACCTTAGATCTGCTGGTCCACAGCTTACGGCATAATGATGCAGTCATCCTGCCCCTTCCCCGTTCAATAACCTGGCAGGATGAAGAAGCGGCGGTCTATGCAGATGTTGCCGCGGTCAGAGAGATTGGCGCATTTCCTAAGCTGCTGGAGATGTTCGATCAAGTCTCCAAATACTATTATTGA
- the wsfD gene encoding glycan biosynthesis hexose transferase WsfD: MNRWLKPHVLGAAAGFGLLLGLVFLGPFIGVADNGDFLRMMNTIGLNYYDASETYQDRFFSYSHSRFAYENLFRGFYPSSQIFLVLAPRLLGGLLHGSWFDIRLLAAVYGFLLLAATWLLVKHNARGSYITGLLLAGALLFVFYDIGYLAYFNSLFGEPVSLVFMLLTFALGLRLAFKENPAVKDLWLFFVAVFFLTCSKIQNAPIGVAFALIFLRFASLQGTAGFRKAAIRFSVAIFLISVIMYAAAPKDLKHINLYQTVFYGILNGSPDVKGDLKELGLPERLEVLAGTNYFESGTAIKQDDPSLVPDFYSRISHKDVLMFYLKHPGRLLDNMRYAAANSMAIRPSYLGNYEKADNKPPGALAYTYSAWSQLKNNVLPHNLAFLAIFYAVYYAGALYEYLRSADRRQRVACELMMLLGLLGIFAFLVPILGDGRADIGKHLFLFNVCFDMMAVTMFAWAVYRLTGWVFGRGSSY, translated from the coding sequence ATGAATCGATGGTTAAAACCGCATGTTCTGGGGGCAGCAGCGGGCTTCGGCCTGCTGCTTGGCCTGGTGTTCCTTGGGCCATTCATTGGAGTGGCCGACAACGGCGATTTTCTGCGAATGATGAACACGATCGGCCTGAATTATTACGATGCTTCGGAGACGTATCAAGACCGCTTTTTCAGCTACAGCCATTCCCGGTTCGCGTATGAGAATCTGTTCCGGGGGTTCTATCCCTCTTCGCAGATTTTTCTCGTGCTGGCGCCAAGGCTGCTGGGCGGACTGCTTCATGGAAGCTGGTTCGACATCCGGCTGCTGGCTGCGGTGTACGGGTTTTTGCTGCTCGCTGCGACCTGGCTGCTGGTCAAGCATAACGCCCGCGGCTCTTATATTACGGGCCTGCTGCTGGCGGGAGCGCTGCTGTTTGTCTTTTACGATATCGGCTATCTCGCATATTTCAATTCGCTGTTCGGCGAGCCGGTCTCACTTGTATTCATGCTGCTGACTTTTGCGCTGGGACTCAGGCTTGCTTTCAAGGAGAATCCGGCGGTCAAGGACTTGTGGCTCTTCTTTGTGGCCGTCTTCTTCCTGACCTGCTCCAAAATCCAGAACGCGCCCATTGGCGTCGCCTTCGCCCTGATCTTTCTGCGGTTCGCTTCGCTTCAAGGGACTGCGGGCTTCCGCAAAGCGGCGATCCGTTTCTCGGTTGCTATCTTTCTTATTTCCGTCATTATGTACGCTGCCGCGCCCAAGGATTTGAAGCATATCAATCTGTACCAGACGGTATTTTACGGCATTCTAAACGGTTCGCCGGATGTGAAAGGGGACCTTAAGGAGCTGGGGCTGCCTGAAAGATTGGAGGTGTTGGCAGGCACGAACTATTTCGAGAGCGGCACAGCGATCAAACAGGATGACCCGTCGCTCGTTCCCGATTTTTACAGCCGGATTTCACACAAGGATGTGCTGATGTTCTATCTGAAGCATCCCGGCCGTTTATTGGATAACATGCGTTATGCCGCAGCGAACAGCATGGCGATTCGCCCCTCATACCTCGGAAATTACGAGAAGGCGGACAATAAGCCTCCAGGCGCTCTAGCCTATACATACAGTGCATGGAGTCAATTAAAAAATAATGTGCTGCCGCATAATCTCGCGTTTCTGGCCATATTCTACGCTGTTTATTATGCCGGGGCCCTATATGAATACCTGCGCAGCGCGGATCGGCGGCAGCGGGTGGCTTGCGAACTGATGATGCTGCTCGGACTACTTGGCATCTTTGCATTCCTGGTGCCGATTCTCGGCGATGGCCGCGCGGATATCGGCAAGCATTTATTTCTGTTCAATGTCTGCTTCGACATGATGGCCGTAACGATGTTTGCCTGGGCAGTTTACAGATTGACAGGATGGGTTTTTGGGCGCGGCAGTTCTTACTGA